CTCTATCGCGGTGCTGGCGTCACGTTCGTCCTCCTGTTAACGATACTCGTCACGATCGCCGTTACGGGGAGCGATCGAGCACTGCTGGATCGGCGGCCGCTGGCTGTACTGCCCCGAGCGCCGTCGCGCCGCCAGCTCGCTGTGGTGTGGCTCGGACTGGTTGTACTGCTCGCAGCTATCAGCATCGGCGGAACGATCATCATCGGCGAACTCGTCGGGCTTTCGATCGCCATGACGCTCGTGGCTGCCGGACTGTTGTCGATCCCTGCGGTTCCCCCGCTGGTGCCGGATCGGTGGTTCGCGGGCCCGGTCTCGCGTCGACAGACGGCGATCGTCTGTCTTACCGTGCTCACACTGCTCGTCGCGCTTCCTAGCATTCCGATCAGTCTCACGACGGTCGGCGACGACGCCGTTCCGGGTGATGGGGGCGTCGAGATCGAGGATTACACCATCACCTACGAACAGGATGCGGCCAGCGGGCAGGTGTCGGTGATCGATCTCGGCGGGGATGACGTGCTGGCTGGCGAACAGACGGGCGTGATCGTCGTCAGTGACGAGCGCGAACTCTGGACTGTCGGCGTCCGCGAGGAGGTCCTGGAGTTCGAGGGGAGCGATACCGCTGTCGTCGGTGGGGTCGGGTGGCACGAGACGGTCCGCGCAGAGCGTAGCGGCTGGGACGTCGTCGGTAACGAGAGCGCGTACGTGGTCGATCTCACCCACGATGGCGAGACGACGCGCTCGTTCACTTCGGAGCCGGTCCGTGCGGACGTGCTGATCGACGGCCAGGCGGTCGAGGTCGTGCCCGAAGACAACGAGTTCCGGCTTCGGGTCCTCGACGACGGTACGACGGTCGACGCGATACCGATTCCAGCGGAGAACGGGACAGCGACCGCCGCGGGGATCGAGTTCGCAACCGAACCGACCGACGACGGTGCCAGAGTCGTCGCCGAAACCGCAAGTGATCGGTTCCCCATTGCGGAGCGAGAGACCTATTCGTAGGTCGAGAGCAAGGGAATCGCGGTTATCGCGAGAGATACCCTACGATCCGTGCGTACAGCGACGGTCGAGTGTCGCCGTCGTTCGACGATCGCTCCCTGGCCAGTTGACGCTCGGTTTCCGCCAGGCGGCGCTCGTACTGCTGGATGACTGTCTGTAACCGTTGCTCTTTCCGTTCGAGTTCGGCTTCGAGTTCGCATCGTCTCGCGGTCTCGTCCGGACGGGGTATCGACCGGTTCGACTCCCGTTGCCTGTTCCACTGCCACTCCCCATTCCCACTGATGCTCTCGGTGGGGCGATCGGATGACATCGGGATACGAAACATTGTGAGCGAGTACCATAATATTCAGTCAGACGGATGTCCTGCACGTGTACGATGCGGGCGGACACGCGTTGCACAGGTTGGGGGAGACGACCTTCGCCAACCCTTAGGAGTGTCGACCACTTTCTGGTATCCAATGGACGAGATCGACAGCGACGCCGTCTCCGGCGTCTACGACGAGTTACAGGACTCCCACGAGGCGATGTGGGACCAGCAGGGCCACCGGAGTCTCCATTACGGCTACTACGACGACGAGCACGACGAGCCAGCTACCGCAGTGGAGAACACGACCCGCATCCTCGCGACGCTTGCCGGGATTGAGTCCGGCGATCGCGTGCTGAACGTCGGCTGTGGGGCCGGTGCGGAATCGATCTGGATCGCGGCCCAGCGCGGGGCCGAGGTCGTCGGGATCGACGTCAACGAGGGGTTGCTCGAATTCGCTCGCGAGCACGCGCGTAAGAACGGTGTTGCCGAGTCGGTCACGTTCCGGACCGACGACTTTCACGAACTGACGACCGTCGAGGACGACTCCGTCGACGTCGTGTGGGGGCTAGAAGCGCTCTGTCACGCGCGGGATCTTGACGCCGTTCTGGAACAGGTCGCACGCGTCCTCGCGCCGGGCGGTCGGCTCGTCGTCGGCGACCTGTTCCAGCACCAGCGTGACCTCGACGATGGAGAACGAAATCGGTTGGGGCGCGTCGACGACGGCTTTGGCGTCTCCGTCACACGGATCGACGCGCTGGAATCGGGACTCGACGCGGCAGGCTTTACGAACGTCTCGATCCGCGATGTCACCGAAGCCGTCCGGCCGTCGGTCCGGAGACGGGGGATCACTGGCCTCGTAAACTATCCAGTCCAGCGCCTTCGGGGTCTGTTCGGTAGCGGGTCGGATCGGGAACTGGCGCTCTATCGGGCCTCCTACGAGGTTTACAAACTGGTCGGGAGCGGCGCGCTGGGATATTACATCGTTACAGCAGAGCGGTGATCGAGTGTATACCGTTGAAGCTCCAGCGATAGATTAGATACAATCTAAATTTATTGAGTAGCAACACTTTTACTTTAGACCCGTCTAATCCCATGTAATGGTAGACGATCGCACGAACGGAGTATCACGACGAAAAGCACTGGCAATCGGCGGTAGTGCTCTCTCTATCGGGATTGCGGGCTGTGCCTCCGGCACGCCCGATGACGAAGGTGACGGTCCCGTCGCAGTTGCCTCCTTTTTCACGTTTTACGACTTCGCTCGGCAGGTCGCCGAGGGAACGTCGATCACAGCAAAGAACTTGGTCCCGACGGGGCTCCACGGACACGGCTGGGAGCCGGATCCGTCGATCCAGGTGGACATCGTCGACGCGGACGCGTTCGTCCACGTCGGCCCGGACTTCCAACCGTGGGCTGATCGTGCGATCCAGACCGCACGGGATGACGGAGCAGACACCGAGTACGTTAACGCTCGCAAGGGGATCGACCTCATCAATCTGGCGGACACCGTGGAGGAAGACGAGCAGGTCGATCAGGGTAAGGATCCGCACTTCTGGCTGGATCCCGAGCGCGCGAAAGGCTCCGTCGACAATATCCGCGACGGCCTCAGTCGGATCGCACCGGACGAGGAGGAGCAACTGGCCGACAACGCCGAAGCCGTCAAAGAGGAACTCGATGTGCTTGACGAGGAATGGCAAACGCTCGCCGATGCCGCTGAGCGAGATGTGGCTTTCCTCGCCGCCCACAACGCCTTTGAGTACGTCGGGCAGCGGTACGGGCTCACGTTACAGCCACTCGTCAAGAACCTCGCAGCCGATGACGACGTCCGTCCGACGGACATGCAGCGAGCACAGGATACGATCGAAGCAAACGATATCCGCAATATCGGCGCGGCGATCTTCGAACCGCGACGACCTGCTCAGCAGTTGCGCGATGAGACCGACGTCGAGGCGTACTACCCCGTTACTCCCTATGCCGGGACGACAGAAGAGTGGGCGGATCAGGGCTGGGGCTACTTCGATATTGCCCGTGAAATCAACATGAACACGTTCCGAAAAATCCTCGAGGCGGGCGAACCGGAGGACGGATTCGACGAGGAGTGGCGTAACTTCGAATAACAACTCACTACCTACTATGACAGTCATTCACGTCGATAACGTTTCCTTTGGCTACACTGCCGCCCCTGTTCTCGAAGACATCTCCTTCGATGTCGATGCGGGCGAATACGTCGGCATCGTCGGCCCGAACGGCTCCGGAAAGAGCACGCTCTTGCAACTCCTGCTCGGCCTACATGCCCCCGATACGGGCCACGTGGAACTGCTGGGATATCCTGCTCGCGAGTTCGCCGAGCGCGAGCGCGTGGGCTACGTCGCTCAGGATGTCACGGAAGACACCAAACGGATGCCGATCACAGTCGCCGAGGTCGTGCTTATGGGACGGTTCCCCCACGCTGGCTTCGGCCGTATCGGCGTGGAAGACCGCACCAAGGCTCGCGAGGCACTGCAGACGGTCGGGATCGACCACCTTGCGAACCGACGGATCACGAACCTCTCCGGCGGCCAGCGCCAGCGCACATACATCGCCCGTGCGCTCGCCGGTGACGCCGAGTTGCTCGTCCTAGACGAACCGACAGTGGGTGTCGACGCCGAGTCAGTTGAGTCCTTTTTCGACCTCCTCGGGGACCTCAACGACGACGGCATGACGATCCTGCTTGTCGAACACGATATCGGAGCCGTTATCGAACATACGGATCGGGTCCTGTGTCTCAACCGGGAACTGTACTTCGACGGACCGCCTGTCGAGTTCGCCGAGAGCGACGCACTGGATCGGGCGTACGGTACCAACGTCCGGCGTGACGACGAGGTGACGGTCGTATGAGCGTCCCGGGGGCGTCGACCGGAGCCGTGCCGACACCGTACGATGCCGCGTTCTGGTTGCTCGACCGGTGGAGCGACGTCCTGTCGGTCTTCGGGGAGGAGTTCGGCATCGAGATGCTCCAGTACGGGTTCATGCATCGCGCGTTTCTGGTGGGCATGCTCATTGCGGTGATGGCCCCGCTGATC
This genomic window from Natranaeroarchaeum aerophilus contains:
- a CDS encoding rhomboid family intramembrane serine protease; its protein translation is MSLSPTQVVLAATLLVALGFVWYYEGRGRWRTRLEDRFVYGIPWGTLVTVTIVVSFYVLAQAGARQWGDPLTLPYVTWSYFYPTGIVTSGIAHGGPGHLVSNMAGTLAVAPIVEYAWSHYPKKRGLADSGNDDGLLARALVRAVVVFPLALLSVAFVTAVFSLGPGLGFSGAVFALIGFAVVTYPLPTVVAVVVSSALGTLYNALSEPVVREVVEVGTPAPPGWAGIAFQAHLFGFLLGVLLAIALLHYRGRRPSTERVFFAMVTVGMAQALWLVAWPGGDDVYFLYRGAGVTFVLLLTILVTIAVTGSDRALLDRRPLAVLPRAPSRRQLAVVWLGLVVLLAAISIGGTIIIGELVGLSIAMTLVAAGLLSIPAVPPLVPDRWFAGPVSRRQTAIVCLTVLTLLVALPSIPISLTTVGDDAVPGDGGVEIEDYTITYEQDAASGQVSVIDLGGDDVLAGEQTGVIVVSDERELWTVGVREEVLEFEGSDTAVVGGVGWHETVRAERSGWDVVGNESAYVVDLTHDGETTRSFTSEPVRADVLIDGQAVEVVPEDNEFRLRVLDDGTTVDAIPIPAENGTATAAGIEFATEPTDDGARVVAETASDRFPIAERETYS
- a CDS encoding SAM-dependent methyltransferase, which gives rise to MDEIDSDAVSGVYDELQDSHEAMWDQQGHRSLHYGYYDDEHDEPATAVENTTRILATLAGIESGDRVLNVGCGAGAESIWIAAQRGAEVVGIDVNEGLLEFAREHARKNGVAESVTFRTDDFHELTTVEDDSVDVVWGLEALCHARDLDAVLEQVARVLAPGGRLVVGDLFQHQRDLDDGERNRLGRVDDGFGVSVTRIDALESGLDAAGFTNVSIRDVTEAVRPSVRRRGITGLVNYPVQRLRGLFGSGSDRELALYRASYEVYKLVGSGALGYYIVTAER
- a CDS encoding metal ABC transporter substrate-binding protein, encoding MVDDRTNGVSRRKALAIGGSALSIGIAGCASGTPDDEGDGPVAVASFFTFYDFARQVAEGTSITAKNLVPTGLHGHGWEPDPSIQVDIVDADAFVHVGPDFQPWADRAIQTARDDGADTEYVNARKGIDLINLADTVEEDEQVDQGKDPHFWLDPERAKGSVDNIRDGLSRIAPDEEEQLADNAEAVKEELDVLDEEWQTLADAAERDVAFLAAHNAFEYVGQRYGLTLQPLVKNLAADDDVRPTDMQRAQDTIEANDIRNIGAAIFEPRRPAQQLRDETDVEAYYPVTPYAGTTEEWADQGWGYFDIAREINMNTFRKILEAGEPEDGFDEEWRNFE
- a CDS encoding metal ABC transporter ATP-binding protein, whose product is MTVIHVDNVSFGYTAAPVLEDISFDVDAGEYVGIVGPNGSGKSTLLQLLLGLHAPDTGHVELLGYPAREFAERERVGYVAQDVTEDTKRMPITVAEVVLMGRFPHAGFGRIGVEDRTKAREALQTVGIDHLANRRITNLSGGQRQRTYIARALAGDAELLVLDEPTVGVDAESVESFFDLLGDLNDDGMTILLVEHDIGAVIEHTDRVLCLNRELYFDGPPVEFAESDALDRAYGTNVRRDDEVTVV